A region of the Campylobacter subantarcticus LMG 24377 genome:
CTAACATACTCTAGTAGAAAACTTTCGTTTTTTGCCTCATCTTTGGCAAAATTTTCTCCATCGCTCAAAGCTTGTGTTGCTAAAGAATTTAAAAAAGACTTAGAAAGTTTAAAATTAACATAACCATTTAAAGCTTCTACACTTTCAAAACACTCACAGTCTTTTAGTTTAGCAACAATATCATTAGCAATCATCATAGGATTTTGCTTCAACTCTTTAGCCAAAGAAAAAGCCAAAGGTGTTGCAAAATGGGCTAAATTTTTATTTTTAGGATTCTCTAGGATAAAATCTCTTCCTAGTTTTTCTTTGATTTCCTTATAAACTAAAGTTTTCAATTTTATACCTTAAGCTTTTTTTACTTCTTCATTGTTTTCTTTTACAAACACATCTTTTTCGTTGATTTTTTCAATTTTATGCGCATTATCTTGAACGATTTTTTTATCATCATCGGTATTCATCTCATCTTTAAAGGTTTTAATACCCTTTCCCAAACCCTTAGCAAGTTCTGGAATTTTTTTAGCACCAAAAAGCAACACTACTATCAGTAAGATAATCAACCATTGGGTTCCACTTGGCATATGCATTTTATTCTCCTTTATTCCATTGAATTTGAATTTGTTTTAAATCATGTTTTTTACTTTTTAACTTTGAAGCTTCAAAAATTGCTTCTAGTTGCTTATAGCTTTTTTCAAGATCATCGTTAATAATTAAAAAATCATACTGATCTAAATAAGCCATTTCATCACTAGCATTTTCCAATCTTTTGCTAATATCTTCTATTTTATCAGTATTTCGCTTAAGCAATCTTTTTTCAAGCTCTTTTTTATTTTTTGTGGTAATAAATACTGAAGTGATGTAATCTGCCATTTTTTTTCTAGCAATGCAATACCCTTGCACATCGATATCAAAAACAACGCTTTTGCCTTCTTTTAAAGCCTGTTTTACAGGTATCAATGAGGTGCCATAGTAGTTTTTATGCACCAAAGCCCACTCTAAAAACTCGCCTTTTTCAATACCCTGTTTAAATTCTTCTTGGGTGATAAAATAATAATCCACTCCATGTTTTTCGTTTTCTCTAGGAGCTCTTGTTGTACTTGAAATAGAAAAATAAATATTATCTTTTTCTTTAAAAAGCCTTTGAAGCAAGGTGCTTTTACCCGCTCCACTTGGCCCTGAAATGATCAAAATCTGCCCGCTCAATGTTTATCCTCATCAAAGCTTATATTGATATTTATATTCATCTTCATACCTTTTAAAGCTGCTTTTAAGGTATCATCAGTGATACTTGAAGTGATAGTTTGTGCTATGCTTTTGCTTAACTCATTCACCATTTCATCATCTTGTGGCTCTTGCGATTTTTCTATATTGCTTGTCTTTTCTTCTTTAGCGGCTAAGCTAGCTACAGCTAACTCTTCGCCCAAAGCAAGCATAATATCACTTTCGCTTAAATTTGCAAATTCATCTTGCTCATCTAAAATTTCGCCCATATTTTCCTCTATATTTTCCTCTACAATGCCACCTAACTGCTCATCATCATTATCACCAGGCTCTTGGTTATCAAAATCTTGCATTAATTCCTCATCAAGACCATTAAGCTCCTCATCAAGCTCATCAATGGCTGCAAGTTCTTCTTTAATTTTATCTTGAGTACTTAACTCCTCTTCAGGCTCAAAATCCATAGCTTCATCTTCTAAAAGCTCTTCTACTAAAGGCTCTTTTTCATCAACTAAAATTTCTTCATCTTTTTCCTCTCCGATAAATTGAGCATCACCTGGTAAGTCATCAAAATTCATTTCTTTTTCAACCACTTCTTCGACTACAGGTAAGTCTTCTAAAGAATCAAAAGACGCCGGGGTTTCTTCTATATTTTCTTCTATATTTTCTTCTATATTTTCTTCTATATTTTCTTCTATATTTTCTTCTATATTTTCTTCTATATTTTCTTCTATATTTTCTTCTATATTTTCTTCTATATTTTCTTCTATATTTTCTTCTATATTTTCTTCTATATTTTCTTCTTGGAAATCAGCTAAAAGCAAATCATCTTCTAGCTGCTTATCTTCCAATCCACTTGCAGCTAAAGAACCATCCTCTGATTTTAATTCACTGTCTAAACTATCTTCAAAAAACTCTTCTTGCAAGCTTAAATCTTCTTCGCTTAAATTCTCTTCATGCTCAGACAAATCAATACCTTCAAGCAATTCATTACCATCTAAAGGTGTATCTTTATCTATTAACACATCATCTCCATCATCAAAACTTAACTCATCTTCACTCAAATCTTCTTTTTTATCATCAACTACCAAAGCACTATCCTCACCTAAAAGTTCAATAAAGTCAGTAGGTAAAAATGGTTTATACAAGCATTCAACGCCATCTATTTTTTCCTGATTTCTAGGTAATAAATATATCAATCTAGTACATTTATCTTTTAACTCATCTAAATTAGCTTCTATATCATGATCTAATATAATTACATCATAAAATTCCTCGAGTTCATCAGTTGTTAAAACTTCTTCAAAATCATAGCCTAGCTTTTGAACTCCTAAACTAACTAGCTTTGAAACAGCTGTATTAGAATTTATGAGTAAAACCTTCATTATCATCTCCCGTATAAAGAAATATCTTATTTTAAAACATTTTTAATTATTTATTGCTTATATATTAAAAAATAACAACTCCATATGTTCAAAACTTTTAATCATAAGACTTTTAAAATACTGCATCATAATCATCAAAATGGCAATCAATACCGCAAAAGATAAAAATATCTTAATAGGATAACCTACCACCAAAAGATTAAATTGAGGCATAGTTTTCATAAGCATACCAAAAATCACATCTGAAAGCAAAGATATTGCTAAGATTGGAAATGCCATCGAAAAACCCAATACAAAGATATTAACCATAGCTTTATTTAAATAAAGCATTAAATTTTCATGTGGGTAAAATCCACCCAAGCTAATATACTCTAACGAATTAGAGATAAAAAGCAAAATCAAATGGTGTCCATCAAAAGCCAAAAAAACAAGCAAAGCAAGCAAATTTAAAATTTGTGATATCACGGGTGTATTAGCACCGGTTGTTGGATCCATAACACTAGCCATAGAAAAACCCATAGTAAAAGAAACTTGCTCACCTGCCATTTGTAAAATAGCAAATGTCATTTGCAAAATAAGTCCAGCAATCATACCAAAAAGCACTTCTGCTAAAAGATATAAAATAAAAAAAGAATCAGGACTAGTTCCCTCTAGTCTTGCTAATGGATATAAAAACATTGTAAAAAATAATACCAATGTTGTTTTTACCACCAAAGGAATGTTATTATGTGAAAAAAATGGAAAAAAAACAATCAAACCACTCATTCTAGCAAATAAAAGCATGAAAATGACTACATTTTCATCACCTAAATATTTAACAAATTCCATGATTGCTTAAGTGAAATACCTTGTCGCATTTTTTTGCAAGCTCATGATCATGTGTAACAAAAACCAAAGCTGCATTGTTTTCTTTAACATAATCAATCAAAATATCCATAACGTTTAAGGCATTTTTATAATCTAAATTTCCCGTAGCTTCATCAGCAAAAATAATCTTAGGTTTTTTACTCAACACTCTAGCTATACTTACTCTTTGCTGTTGACCACCACTTAGTTTTGTGATTTTTTGATGCATTAAATTTGCAATATCAAGTTTATCTAGTAGTTTATAATCAATACTTTGCTCACTTAAAATACTAGCAAGCTCTATATTTTCTAAAGCCAAAAAGCCTTTAAACAAATAATGCATTTGAAAAATGATACCAAAATCTTTTCTTCGAATTTGCAACAAAGCATCATCATTTAATGCGTAAAGATCTTGATTATGATAAAAAATTTTTCCTGACTGTGGTTTTAATAGAGTGGATAAAATATGCAAAAGAGTGGATTTACCACATCCACTACTTCCTTGTATCGCAATACAATCTTTTGCATTTATAGTAAAATTTAGGTTTTCAAAAAGCGGAATATCAAAACTGTGGCTTAAATTTTCCGCTTTTAAAAGTTCCATTGTTAACCAATTTGAGCAGCAACTTCAGCAGCAAAATCTTCGGTTTTCTTTTCTAAACCCTCGCCTACTTCGAAACGGATGAATTCAACTATTTTAATAGTTCCACCGAGTTCCTTTTCCTTCTCAGCGATTACTTGTTCTATAGTTTTTTTATCATCCATTACATAAAACTGACCCATTAAAGTAAGTCTACTATCAAGTTGAGAGTTGTCTGCGATAAAACTGTTTAATTTACCAGGAATGATATTAGGCCAAATTTTTTCAGGCTTACCTTGAGCTTGAAGTTCAGCTTTAATAGCTTCTTCGGCTGCTTGAATTACTTCTTGAGTTAGCTGTTTTCTACTTGCATATTTTGGAATTTTATGCTCTGGTTTGTTAGGATCTTTTAATCTTCTTCTCTCTTCGTTTTCTTTTTCTAACTCAGCAACTAAAGCTTTATATTCATTCTCTACAAAGTCCATATCAAGTTCTTCATAAGATAAATAACTTGGCTTCATTGCAGCAATATGCATACAAAGATGTTTTAAAAAGTCTCCACATTTACTAGCCGTAGCCTCGCTATCACAAGCAGCAGCGATAACTACACCCACACGACCATTAGTATGAATATAGCCATTTACTATGCCATTGACTTCAGCTTTTAAAGTAGCAAATCTTCTTATAACCAAATTTTCACCAATAGTTGCAATTTGACTTTTTAGATACTCTTCAAATTTAACACCATTAATTTCACTTGAGTGTAATTCTTCTACACTTTGAAGATTTTTACTCTGAATGTGCACTGTCGCATCTTTTGTTAAAGCAATAAACTGCTCATTTTTAGC
Encoded here:
- a CDS encoding twin-arginine translocase TatA/TatE family subunit; translation: MHMPSGTQWLIILLIVVLLFGAKKIPELAKGLGKGIKTFKDEMNTDDDKKIVQDNAHKIEKINEKDVFVKENNEEVKKA
- a CDS encoding deoxyguanylate kinase / guanylate kinase — protein: MSGQILIISGPSGAGKSTLLQRLFKEKDNIYFSISSTTRAPRENEKHGVDYYFITQEEFKQGIEKGEFLEWALVHKNYYGTSLIPVKQALKEGKSVVFDIDVQGYCIARKKMADYITSVFITTKNKKELEKRLLKRNTDKIEDISKRLENASDEMAYLDQYDFLIINDDLEKSYKQLEAIFEASKLKSKKHDLKQIQIQWNKGE
- the fliR gene encoding flagellar biosynthetic protein FliR, producing the protein MEFVKYLGDENVVIFMLLFARMSGLIVFFPFFSHNNIPLVVKTTLVLFFTMFLYPLARLEGTSPDSFFILYLLAEVLFGMIAGLILQMTFAILQMAGEQVSFTMGFSMASVMDPTTGANTPVISQILNLLALLVFLAFDGHHLILLFISNSLEYISLGGFYPHENLMLYLNKAMVNIFVLGFSMAFPILAISLLSDVIFGMLMKTMPQFNLLVVGYPIKIFLSFAVLIAILMIMMQYFKSLMIKSFEHMELLFFNI
- a CDS encoding ABC transporter ATP-binding protein, giving the protein MELLKAENLSHSFDIPLFENLNFTINAKDCIAIQGSSGCGKSTLLHILSTLLKPQSGKIFYHNQDLYALNDDALLQIRRKDFGIIFQMHYLFKGFLALENIELASILSEQSIDYKLLDKLDIANLMHQKITKLSGGQQQRVSIARVLSKKPKIIFADEATGNLDYKNALNVMDILIDYVKENNAALVFVTHDHELAKKCDKVFHLSNHGIC
- the tsf gene encoding translation elongation factor Ts, yielding MAEITAQMVKELRESTGAGMMDCKNALKDTDGDFEKAVQLLREKGLGKADKKADRLAAEGLVSVKVSDDFKCATVSEINSETDFVAKNEQFIALTKDATVHIQSKNLQSVEELHSSEINGVKFEEYLKSQIATIGENLVIRRFATLKAEVNGIVNGYIHTNGRVGVVIAAACDSEATASKCGDFLKHLCMHIAAMKPSYLSYEELDMDFVENEYKALVAELEKENEERRRLKDPNKPEHKIPKYASRKQLTQEVIQAAEEAIKAELQAQGKPEKIWPNIIPGKLNSFIADNSQLDSRLTLMGQFYVMDDKKTIEQVIAEKEKELGGTIKIVEFIRFEVGEGLEKKTEDFAAEVAAQIG